Proteins from a single region of Belliella baltica DSM 15883:
- a CDS encoding proline iminopeptidase-family hydrolase encodes MKKSSILLLVVAIFFLQCTSSPQNETIQTNSYLDFSEREDQYEGGIKMIPITTPKGEFKVWTKRVGNNPKMKVLLLHGGPGMTHELYSCFDGYFPAEGIEYIYYDQLGSYYSDQPEDQELWTIDRFVDEVEQVRVALGLDKDNFYLFGQSWGGMLAMEYALKHQDKLKGLIISNMMSSLDDYEKYAKEVLGPQMPEEVFQEIMKIEEEGDFGNPRYEELLMEHHYQYHVLRKPLAEWPEAILRTLKHVNPNVYVFMQGYSEFGITSGATLKGWDRKDDLKKIEVPTLVIGAGHDTMDPKHMEWMSTEVKNGQYLFCPDGSHLSQYDDQKVFFDGLIKFIKEVDQNLTN; translated from the coding sequence ATGAAAAAATCATCGATTCTACTCCTAGTCGTTGCCATTTTCTTTCTGCAATGCACTTCTTCTCCGCAAAATGAAACCATTCAAACAAACTCCTATCTTGATTTTTCTGAAAGAGAAGATCAGTATGAAGGAGGAATAAAAATGATTCCAATCACCACTCCAAAAGGCGAATTCAAAGTTTGGACGAAGCGAGTAGGAAATAATCCAAAAATGAAGGTGCTTTTACTTCATGGAGGACCAGGAATGACACATGAATTGTACTCATGTTTTGATGGGTACTTTCCGGCTGAAGGCATAGAATATATCTATTATGATCAACTTGGATCTTACTATTCTGATCAGCCTGAAGATCAGGAATTATGGACCATCGATAGATTTGTAGATGAAGTGGAGCAAGTGAGGGTCGCTTTGGGACTTGATAAAGATAATTTCTATCTTTTTGGACAATCTTGGGGCGGAATGCTCGCTATGGAGTATGCTTTGAAACACCAAGATAAGTTAAAAGGGCTAATTATTTCCAACATGATGTCCAGTTTGGATGACTATGAAAAGTATGCGAAAGAAGTACTCGGACCACAAATGCCGGAAGAGGTATTTCAGGAAATAATGAAGATTGAAGAAGAGGGAGATTTTGGAAATCCTCGCTATGAAGAGTTGCTGATGGAGCATCATTATCAATACCACGTTCTTCGCAAACCACTTGCAGAATGGCCTGAAGCGATTTTAAGAACATTGAAACATGTCAATCCAAATGTTTATGTTTTTATGCAAGGCTATTCAGAGTTTGGCATAACTTCTGGAGCAACGTTAAAAGGTTGGGATAGAAAAGATGATTTGAAAAAGATCGAAGTTCCAACCTTGGTCATCGGCGCAGGTCACGACACCATGGATCCAAAACATATGGAGTGGATGTCCACAGAAGTTAAAAACGGTCAATATTTATTCTGCCCAGATGGAAGTCACCTTTCCCAATACGATGATCAAAAAGTATTCTTTGATGGATTGATTAAATTCATCAAAGAAGTAGATCAAAACCTAACTAACTAA
- a CDS encoding NIPSNAP family protein, protein MNILKSSILLFLFSLTFSLSAQDTRYFEMRTYTAHEGKRSDLISRFENHTLDLFEKNGIENIAYFIPTDPTDYTLTFILAYPDEKSRDELWNKFINDSEWKEVAKASEANGKLVANVDQIFMKIAGDLSPVVSKLNSKKKIFELRTYHLHPGKVEAINARFRDYTRELFSRYDMTNVMYWYTVEKDGSQPKLVYLLAHKNEKRAQYAFSRFAEDADWNKIRDASEMDGPIVKKVDSKYLKALSFSPMK, encoded by the coding sequence ATGAACATTTTAAAATCCAGCATTCTCCTATTTTTATTCTCACTTACTTTTTCTTTATCAGCTCAGGATACTCGGTATTTTGAGATGAGAACTTATACTGCCCACGAGGGCAAAAGGTCAGATTTGATCAGTAGATTTGAAAATCATACTTTAGATCTTTTTGAAAAAAACGGCATAGAAAATATTGCTTATTTTATTCCTACAGACCCTACAGATTATACTTTGACTTTTATTTTGGCTTATCCAGATGAAAAATCAAGGGATGAATTGTGGAACAAGTTTATCAATGATTCCGAATGGAAAGAAGTAGCCAAAGCCTCTGAAGCTAATGGGAAATTGGTCGCCAATGTGGATCAAATTTTTATGAAAATCGCTGGCGATTTGAGTCCGGTGGTGAGCAAACTCAATTCAAAAAAGAAAATATTTGAACTTAGAACATATCATCTTCATCCAGGAAAAGTAGAAGCGATCAACGCAAGATTCAGAGACTATACCCGAGAGTTATTTTCAAGATATGACATGACCAATGTGATGTATTGGTATACCGTTGAAAAAGATGGTTCTCAGCCAAAGTTAGTTTATCTACTAGCCCATAAGAACGAGAAAAGAGCACAGTATGCTTTCTCTAGATTTGCTGAAGATGCAGATTGGAACAAGATTCGAGATGCTTCAGAAATGGATGGCCCAATTGTCAAAAAGGTTGATTCGAAATATCTTAAAGCGCTTTCATTTTCACCAATGAAGTGA
- a CDS encoding alpha/beta hydrolase: protein MKLSKSILCLLILISSITSVFAINPDREYIRTPDSLGLKFESVSVQTPDGFDIKAWIYSANESTDNGRLLILAYPDAGNMSYFVYQSAILSSQGFTVVTFDYRGFGKSSDFDIERNMLYYDEFVTDLISIGEFTKQNFPDKNIGIWGMSMGTIIAVKAMTSLKGKVDFLVTEGFITNTELIVERIFKDKELNISLPKNSTDYLKCLNDLSVPILIFSASKDNITPFEDALNFKRNRISGICEIVNFEGDRLSGFNFGDGEWGTFYINKINQFIDAAEA from the coding sequence ATGAAATTATCTAAATCGATACTGTGTCTGTTAATTTTAATTTCTAGTATTACTTCTGTTTTTGCTATAAATCCAGATAGAGAGTACATTCGAACTCCAGATTCTCTTGGTTTAAAATTTGAATCAGTGTCAGTGCAAACTCCAGATGGGTTTGATATCAAAGCTTGGATATACTCAGCCAATGAATCAACAGATAATGGTAGGCTTTTAATTTTAGCTTACCCCGATGCAGGAAATATGTCCTATTTCGTTTATCAATCTGCTATTTTATCTAGTCAAGGATTTACAGTTGTTACATTTGATTACCGTGGCTTTGGAAAAAGTTCTGATTTTGATATTGAGAGAAATATGCTCTATTACGATGAGTTTGTAACTGACTTAATATCGATAGGTGAATTTACTAAACAAAATTTTCCTGATAAGAATATAGGAATTTGGGGGATGTCTATGGGTACGATAATAGCGGTGAAGGCTATGACATCTTTGAAAGGAAAAGTTGATTTTTTAGTTACTGAGGGCTTTATTACAAATACAGAGTTAATAGTTGAAAGGATATTTAAGGATAAGGAATTAAATATTTCTTTACCTAAAAATAGTACTGATTATTTAAAGTGTTTAAATGATTTAAGTGTGCCAATTTTGATTTTTTCGGCTAGTAAAGATAATATCACTCCATTTGAAGATGCTTTGAATTTCAAAAGAAATAGGATATCTGGAATTTGTGAAATTGTTAATTTTGAAGGTGACCGACTCTCCGGATTCAATTTTGGAGACGGTGAATGGGGGACATTTTACATTAATAAAATCAATCAATTCATAGATGCTGCAGAAGCTTAA
- a CDS encoding phosphoglycerate kinase, producing MNKRIKNVDNLDFSGKKALIRVDFNVPLDEHLNVTDGTRISAAIPTIKKILNDGGSAILMSHLGRPKDGPTDKYSLKHIVMDLQKLAGTSVKFAPDCIGQEAVQLAESLKPGEILLLENLRFYKEEEKGDDEFAKKLAALGDVYVNDAFGTAHRAHASTAVIAKFFDTKVSGYLLQSELENADKVMENPERPYTAIMGGAKITDKILIIERLLDKVDNMIIGGGMSYTFAKAQGGSIGDSLCEMDKLDYVLELMEKAKSKGVNLILPVDTVISKAFANDAEQGMAQSGEIPDGWMGLDIGPETRKLFADVIKNSKTVLWNGPMGVFEMSSFVHGTVAIAEAVAEATEDGAFSLIGGGDSAAAVNKFGFTDKVSYVSTGGGALLEHMEGKVLPGVAALEP from the coding sequence ATGAACAAAAGAATCAAAAACGTAGATAACCTAGATTTTTCAGGCAAAAAGGCCCTAATTCGAGTTGATTTTAATGTCCCTTTAGATGAGCACTTGAACGTAACTGATGGTACAAGAATTAGTGCAGCAATTCCTACTATCAAGAAAATATTGAATGATGGAGGGTCAGCAATTTTGATGTCCCACTTGGGTAGACCTAAAGATGGCCCAACGGATAAGTACTCTTTGAAGCATATTGTTATGGACTTACAAAAACTTGCTGGTACATCAGTCAAATTTGCTCCTGATTGTATTGGTCAAGAAGCTGTGCAGTTAGCTGAAAGCTTAAAGCCAGGGGAGATTTTATTGTTAGAAAATCTTAGGTTTTACAAGGAAGAAGAAAAAGGTGATGACGAGTTTGCTAAGAAACTAGCAGCTTTAGGCGATGTTTATGTCAATGATGCATTTGGAACAGCGCATAGAGCGCACGCTTCTACAGCTGTGATCGCCAAGTTTTTTGACACTAAAGTCAGTGGATATTTGCTTCAGTCTGAATTAGAAAATGCGGACAAAGTAATGGAAAATCCAGAAAGACCTTATACAGCAATCATGGGTGGAGCTAAAATTACTGATAAAATTTTGATTATAGAAAGGTTGTTGGATAAGGTTGACAATATGATCATTGGTGGCGGAATGTCTTATACTTTTGCCAAAGCCCAAGGGGGTTCGATTGGAGACTCCTTATGTGAAATGGATAAATTAGATTATGTATTGGAGTTGATGGAAAAAGCTAAATCCAAAGGAGTGAATTTGATTTTGCCAGTTGATACTGTGATTTCCAAAGCTTTTGCAAATGATGCAGAGCAGGGAATGGCTCAGAGTGGGGAAATTCCAGATGGCTGGATGGGTTTAGATATCGGGCCTGAGACGAGAAAATTATTTGCTGATGTAATCAAGAACTCAAAAACTGTTCTTTGGAATGGACCAATGGGTGTTTTTGAAATGAGCAGCTTTGTTCATGGAACAGTTGCTATCGCGGAAGCAGTGGCAGAAGCTACTGAAGACGGTGCTTTTTCCCTGATTGGCGGAGGTGATTCTGCTGCCGCGGTGAATAAGTTTGGTTTCACAGATAAAGTATCTTATGTCTCCACAGGCGGTGGAGCACTTCTGGAACATATGGAAGGAAAAGTTCTTCCTGGTGTTGCAGCATTGGAGCCATAA
- a CDS encoding L-threonylcarbamoyladenylate synthase has product MAEIGKDIEKAKHILEAGDLVGIPTETVYGLAGNALNADAVAKIFETKNRPSFDPLILHTSEAARVLDFVIEIPDELKPLAEAFWPGPLTLLLPRKSIVPDLVTSGLDTVAVRIPSHPLTGDLLAALDFPLAAPSANPFGYISPTQASHVNDQLGGKIDYILDGGPCEVGLESTIVGLEDRQVTVYRLGGLDVKKIEEVVGKVRVMTYSSSNPKAPGLLKSHYAPSKPFILGNLHQLIQEHKKKGVQFAVLSFNESYKNILGDKNFILSPTSDLLEAAKNLFAAMRILDSMDVSVILAELLPDTGLGRAINDRLKRAAVRE; this is encoded by the coding sequence ATGGCTGAAATAGGAAAAGATATTGAGAAGGCTAAGCATATTTTAGAAGCTGGAGATCTGGTTGGGATTCCTACAGAAACCGTGTATGGACTTGCTGGAAATGCATTGAATGCGGATGCAGTTGCCAAAATTTTTGAGACGAAAAATAGACCGAGTTTCGATCCTCTAATTTTACATACTTCTGAAGCAGCTCGCGTTTTAGATTTTGTGATTGAAATTCCCGATGAATTGAAACCTTTGGCTGAAGCTTTTTGGCCAGGTCCTCTTACTTTGTTGCTTCCGAGGAAATCAATCGTCCCCGATCTTGTGACAAGCGGACTAGATACTGTAGCCGTGAGAATTCCTTCTCATCCGCTGACAGGAGATCTTTTGGCGGCTTTGGATTTTCCTTTAGCAGCGCCAAGTGCAAATCCATTTGGGTACATCAGCCCAACCCAAGCGAGCCATGTGAATGATCAACTTGGAGGAAAAATTGACTATATCCTAGATGGCGGACCATGTGAAGTGGGATTGGAAAGTACGATTGTTGGACTTGAAGATAGGCAAGTGACGGTCTATAGACTTGGAGGTTTAGATGTCAAAAAGATAGAAGAAGTGGTAGGGAAAGTGCGAGTAATGACATATTCCTCAAGTAACCCCAAAGCGCCAGGTTTGCTTAAAAGTCATTATGCTCCTTCGAAACCATTTATTCTTGGCAATTTGCATCAGCTAATTCAAGAACACAAAAAAAAAGGGGTTCAGTTTGCAGTATTAAGTTTTAATGAATCTTACAAGAATATTCTTGGAGACAAAAATTTCATTTTGAGTCCAACTTCAGATTTGTTGGAAGCTGCTAAAAATCTTTTTGCAGCAATGAGGATTTTGGATAGCATGGATGTTTCCGTAATTTTAGCAGAGCTTTTGCCTGATACAGGATTGGGAAGAGCGATAAATGATAGACTCAAAAGAGCAGCCGTACGTGAATAA
- a CDS encoding tetratricopeptide repeat protein, whose translation MKHIFLGILTIILMAGCGASEQELFDEGVKSLESGDFSKAVEYFDRVIEKNESNTSAHNARGVAFFQQGKFDEAIVAFTNSIRIDSTSYKPFFNRGNAYLEKKAFKEAVRDYNYANGLDPQQTDIYYNRGLALLATEDYEDAIIDFDQALQINPNQGLVHFNKAKAQLGNNDPLGGIQSLINTVNLDAENAAAYYLLGVTQMSALSQKEEGCANLKMALSLGYADAQTWIDDFCQE comes from the coding sequence GTGAAGCATATTTTCCTAGGAATATTAACGATCATATTGATGGCAGGCTGTGGGGCATCAGAACAAGAATTGTTTGATGAAGGAGTGAAATCCCTTGAATCAGGAGATTTTTCAAAGGCGGTTGAGTATTTTGATCGAGTAATTGAAAAAAATGAATCAAATACCTCAGCTCATAATGCAAGGGGTGTGGCCTTTTTTCAGCAAGGAAAATTCGATGAAGCCATTGTCGCCTTTACTAATTCCATCAGAATTGACTCGACATCTTACAAACCATTCTTTAATAGAGGGAATGCTTATTTGGAAAAAAAGGCCTTCAAAGAAGCCGTTCGGGACTATAATTATGCAAATGGACTAGATCCACAGCAAACTGATATTTATTACAATAGAGGCTTGGCACTTCTTGCAACAGAAGATTACGAGGATGCCATAATTGACTTTGATCAAGCACTTCAAATAAATCCAAATCAAGGCCTCGTTCATTTCAATAAAGCAAAAGCACAATTGGGGAATAATGACCCACTTGGTGGCATTCAATCCTTAATCAACACGGTGAATTTGGATGCGGAAAATGCAGCAGCTTATTACCTTTTGGGAGTGACACAAATGAGTGCTTTGAGCCAAAAAGAAGAGGGTTGTGCCAATCTTAAAATGGCTTTGAGTTTGGGTTATGCAGATGCACAAACTTGGATAGATGATTTCTGTCAAGAATAA
- a CDS encoding acyl-CoA thioesterase: MKKYSIEEVKASFSFSVPLQVRFSDIDGYMHVNNGIYFNYFEHARAQYLFQICNWNIMDVGTVVANVNLDYYSPIHALDLPVAYVRVSKIGNTSFTMEQVILGKTGQGEEIVFASATVTMVSVNMKTMKPVPVPEEYVSKMKKSTPSAG; the protein is encoded by the coding sequence ATGAAAAAATATTCGATTGAGGAGGTTAAGGCTTCCTTTTCTTTTTCGGTGCCTCTTCAAGTTAGGTTTTCAGATATTGATGGGTATATGCACGTGAATAATGGGATTTATTTCAATTACTTTGAACATGCCCGTGCACAATATCTTTTTCAGATATGTAATTGGAATATCATGGATGTGGGAACTGTGGTGGCGAATGTGAATTTAGATTATTATAGTCCAATTCATGCATTAGACTTACCTGTAGCTTATGTGAGAGTTTCTAAAATTGGTAATACTTCTTTCACAATGGAACAAGTAATTTTAGGGAAAACAGGACAAGGGGAGGAGATAGTTTTTGCATCAGCTACTGTGACCATGGTGTCTGTAAATATGAAGACAATGAAACCTGTGCCTGTACCTGAGGAGTATGTGTCAAAAATGAAAAAAAGCACCCCTTCAGCAGGATAA
- a CDS encoding NUDIX hydrolase yields the protein MDRKLLRQSLENYRTPFEEEASFIDEFIDLTHDDSAFLRSRLEGHFTGSAWIVNKGRTHTLLTLHRKLNRWLQLGGHADGVENLLEVAMMEAREESGLMSLRIVGNGIFDIDKHIIPQKGDIAEHFHYDVRYLIEAEINEPLVISNESKDLAWVSFESVEDLVGYNPSILRMLEKTSRSEYAL from the coding sequence ATGGATAGAAAACTACTGAGACAAAGTCTCGAGAATTACAGAACACCATTTGAAGAAGAAGCAAGCTTTATCGATGAATTTATTGATTTAACGCATGATGATTCGGCTTTTTTAAGATCAAGGTTAGAGGGACATTTTACAGGTTCGGCTTGGATTGTGAACAAAGGGAGAACGCATACTTTATTGACTTTACATAGAAAACTCAATCGTTGGTTACAGTTGGGAGGACATGCTGATGGTGTCGAGAATCTTTTAGAGGTAGCGATGATGGAAGCAAGAGAAGAAAGTGGTTTGATGTCACTGAGAATTGTTGGAAATGGTATTTTTGATATTGACAAACATATTATTCCGCAAAAAGGAGATATTGCCGAGCACTTTCATTATGATGTAAGGTACCTGATAGAAGCTGAGATTAATGAACCTCTAGTTATCAGCAATGAAAGTAAGGATTTGGCTTGGGTTTCTTTCGAATCCGTGGAAGATTTAGTGGGATATAATCCATCAATTCTACGAATGTTGGAAAAAACAAGTCGATCAGAATACGCCCTTTAA